A stretch of the Ananas comosus cultivar F153 linkage group 14, ASM154086v1, whole genome shotgun sequence genome encodes the following:
- the LOC109720345 gene encoding aspartic proteinase nepenthesin-2-like, whose product MAKTIYSHFIFLLSISILLFFSETTGGLKRSLSFELIYRYSPRSPIYYSNLTDSQRFEDSLLHFENRFLQLNNSQAMSVGYEITAIRPRIIFYGSLYMVFLTIGTGNGTIGYYLSIDTGSYLTWTQCKPCINCYPQNDPYFDPHQSPSFIDISCSHQNPCPQGNYHCINNRCHYQVGYIDGSYTKGTLSKDTFGFRSSHSDYPEFIEGLVFGCSHDSQLVVPSHGYPSGIISLGLFRESFAMQLINHGSQGRFSYCLPLRGSTSMSFLRFGDDIVQRGPVQTTPIEPSQGVCFYYIILNDISVGTKRLGFEPGMFARKPNGSGGFIVDSGAAVSRLITPAFERVKKVLRAYFRHRNFVEVDPTKYGISLKLCWLFQPHYQSLMPSMTFHLQGAEMSIAWQSLFHIVQQKGIFCFAMLPLETLTILGAYQQTNTRFTFDVLQLQLAFNPENCEHDSQP is encoded by the coding sequence ATGGCCAAAACCATCTATTCACATTTTATCTTTCTTCTTTCAATATCTATCCTACTCTTCTTCTCTGAAACTACTGGAGGATTGAAAAGATCCTTAAGCTTTGAGCTCATCTATCGTTACTCACCTCGTTCCCCTATTTACTACTCTAACCTTACTGATTCACAACGCTTTGAAGACTCCCTCCTCCATTTTGAGAATCGATTCCTCCAACTAAACAACTCTCAAGCAATGTCAGTTGGTTATGAAATAACTGCTATTCGCCCCCGTATCATTTTCTATGGGTCATTATACATGGTTTTTTTGACGATTGGCACTGGCAATGGTACTATTGGCTACTACTTAAGCATTGACACAGGTAGTTATCTTACTTGGACCCAATGCAAGCCATGTATAAATTGCTACCCACAAAATGATCCTTACTTTGACCCTCACCAATCCCCTTCCTTTATTGACATCTCTTGCTCCCACCAAAACCCCTGCCCGCAAGGGAATTACCATTGCATAAACAACCGTTGCCACTACCAAGTTGGCTATATCGATGGCTCCTACACAAAAGGCACACTCTCGAAAGACACCTTCGGCTTCCGTTCTAGCCATAGTGACTACCCTGAGTTTATTGAGGGGCTCGTCTTTGGCTGCTCGCATGATAGCCAACTAGTTGTACCTAGCCATGGTTATCCATCAGGAATAATTTCATTAGGTTTGTTCAGGGAATCATTTGCAATGCAACTCATTAATCATGGTAGTCAGGGTCGCTTCTCATACTGTCTTCCCTTGAGAGGTTCAACAAGTATGAGCTTTTTACGATTCGGAGATGACATTGTGCAAAGAGGTCCAGTCCAAACCACACCTATAGAACCAAGCCAAGGTGTGTGCTTCTACTATATTATCTTAAATGACATCAGTGTTGGTACCAAACGACTTGGATTTGAGCCAGGAATGTTTGCCCGAAAGCCGAATGGGTCAGGCGGGTTCATTGTGGACTCTGGGGCAGCAGTCTCTCGATTGATAACCCCAGCTTTCGAAAGGGTGAAGAAAGTTCTTAGGGCTTATTTCCGCCATAGGAATTTTGTTGAAGTGGACCCAACAAAATATGGAATCTCACTTAAACTTTGTTGGCTTTTCCAGCCACATTATCAGAGCTTAATGCCAAGTATGACATTTCATTTGCAAGGGGCCGAGATGAGTATAGCATGGCAGAGCTTGTTCCACATTGTTCAACAGAAGGGAATATTTTGCTTTGCAATGCTGCCGCTGGAGACTTTGACAATTCTTGGGGCGTACCAGCAAACAAATACTCGATTTACTTTTGATGTGTTGCAATTACAGCTAGCCTTCAATCCAGAAAATTGTGAACATGACTCCCAAccttaa